In one Corythoichthys intestinalis isolate RoL2023-P3 chromosome 16, ASM3026506v1, whole genome shotgun sequence genomic region, the following are encoded:
- the LOC130904399 gene encoding zona pellucida sperm-binding protein 3-like yields the protein MSALLFALFLSTTASSLAGRGPLFPKQSLPDYHRKQQLPADQRQPLNTVRVTCHPDSLEILIQADLFDIGMPVHSSEVRLGVERDNGPCGAVPSSTHEYRILVGLLECGTKYWMTDVSLVYTNLLIYTPAPSPDGMIRMDGAVIPIECHYARRYSLSSSSLTPTWIPFMSTQAAVEKLDFKLRVMTDDWQYERGANVYYLGEPIFIEASVRVGHHVGLRVFLNSCVATLQPDIHSLPRYVFIENGCLLDSKLQASKSRFLVRTQDDKLQFVIDAFRFHDDDRGELYITCLLNAVPVHDTEAPNKACTFVNGRWRSADGNDYLCGYCQSQSEAGQQYNKPAKFGPRSLSKQPQPESRSSSGWEHQAKVGPMLVLPQQGRRTIPDEELPPVLRKINRPALYGSHWMSGLDYLKDPENGHLPGLFTDDQITENDDVPLDDSTIEMDENDAEENDLLEPSPTLPDGQNGNYTELENWPEVDATITSNVTDAPPGHS from the exons ATGTCGGCTTTACTTTTTGCTCTCTTTTTGTCAACCACGGCCTCCTCGTTGGCAGGCCGTGGCCCCCTGTTTCCTAAACAGAGTCTCCCAGATTACCACCGTAAACAGCAGCTTCCGGCAGATCAGCGGCAGCCCCTCAACACGGTCCGGGTGACCTGCCACCCGGACTCCCTGGAGATCCTGATCCAAGCTGACCTGTTCGACATAGGGATGCCCGTCCACAGTTCCGAAGTCCGGCTCGGGGTGGAACGTGACAACGGCCCCTGCGGCGCCGTGCCGTCTTCTACCCATGAATACAGGATTCTTGTTGGGCTGCTGGAATGTGGAACCAAATATTGG ATGACTGATGTGTCACTGGTCTACACCAACCTGCTAATCTACACTCCGGCACCATCCCCCGATGGCATGATCAGAATGGATGGGGCGGTCATTCCAATTGAGTGTCACTATGCCAG GCGCTACAGTCTTTCCAGTTCTTCCCTCACCCCGACCTGGATCCCCTTCATGTCCACACAAGCTGCAGTGGAGAAGCTGGACTTTAAGCTCAGAGTTATGACAG ATGACTGGCAATACGAGAGGGGAGCAAACGTGTATTACTTAGGAGAGCCAATTTTCATTGAGGCTTCTGTTCGAGTGGGTCATCATGTAGGCCTGAGAGTCTTCCTGAACAGCTGTGTTGCCACGCTGCAGCCTGACATCCATTCTTTGCCCCGATATGTTTTCATTGAGAATGG GTGCTTGTTGGATTCCAAACTTCAGGCTTCAAAGTCTCGCTTCCTAGTGAGAACACAAGATGACAAGCTTCAGTTTGTAATTGACGCCTTCAGGTTCCACGATGACGACCGAGGAGAG CTTTATATCACATGCCTCCTGAACGCGGTGCCAGTACATGATACGGAGGCACCCAATAAAGCGTGCACTTTTGTCAATGGGAG GTGGCGTTCAGCTGATGGCAACGACTACCTGTGTGGGTATTGTCAAAGCCAAAGTGAAGCTGGACAACAATACAATAAGCCAGCCAAGTTTGGGCCTCGCAGTTTGAGCAAGCAGCCCCAACCGGAATCTCGTTCGAGTAGCG GTTGGGAACACCAGGCAAAAGTGGGCCCCATGTTGGTACTGCCCCAACAGGGAAGACGGACAATTCCTGATGAGGAGCTGCCTCCAGTACTCCGAAAGATCAACCGGCCGGCGCTGTACGGCAGCCATTGGATGAGCGGCCTTGACTACTTGAAGG ACCCGGAGAATGGGCATCTTCCTGGTTTGTTCACAGATGATCAGATCACTGAAAATGACGATGTCCCTCTGGATGATTCGACAATTGAAATGGATGAAAATG ATGCTGAAGAAAATGACCTTCTTGAACCGTCACCTACTCTTCCAGACGGACAAAATGGCAACTACACTGAGCTTGAGAATTGGCCTGAGGTGGATGCCACCATCACCTCCAATGTAACTGATGCACCGCCTGGTCACTCGTAA